One genomic window of Eleginops maclovinus isolate JMC-PN-2008 ecotype Puerto Natales chromosome 12, JC_Emac_rtc_rv5, whole genome shotgun sequence includes the following:
- the tctn2 gene encoding tectonic-2, giving the protein MANVFDLCFSRVSISCQVIYVILFMSLVQPQNIVVFKPSYLTATGPMVTSLLLGNASDISLNLRTVSPSNTTGSIGSPSCVAEETQWVLTREQVGKTAVQVQLRLDKTLRLCGENETDTDCCPKPLCVLETLQVSACVGGTPQASLLIQAKIYALLLPANPGSENKTVIPNQVYEPLGSCPCDLTLGACDVRCCCDTDCSSEDLKLFVSHCLPGPFGGQVSPASDYQCSVQSSNNSPDWFPFLCVNSPPENNPYLGLFYQGYTITPEPGPSFQSPVSPAPVPVNVYIQGSPIFTLNDQYFTIPQKLLGQCVNNAPVAFLKNFEVNCVTLLRSCPTGSPLQTVPTDLSIKVKNGLGGDVLVDVIDKVAFDLSQFISSTDASSDEGLVCDNVTLALDYTLYWEGNGLTSITVTHTVGTITLNSSVALTTRYSAVFLNGESMVETNSGNPGYQVGRPVIAGIVDTLDNNTSFVQRVSVSLWKPVSDGLCFSAEMKPILFGENSTSGCLLPVSRHNLTQCDLLRETVTSLQNALMTATYVAKSGNPDLLTMTDWVNISFLIQNSSTTMEDGPSSCYGVPSHQHIHVWSLITGMVEGVPQRDIRALQVSYSMSPWTLDCGGGDVSPCVDPTETQLFPVTSSVTFTDIPVNTGPPKTRFQINFTEYDCNRNDVCWPELAFPITKYYTGEPYSQSLAKGLILVFFFITASILGTPWRQIRQAWK; this is encoded by the exons ATGGCTAACGTGTTTGATTTATGCTTCTCCCGTGTATCCATTTCATGCCAGGTCATATATGTTATACTATTCATGTCCTTGGTGCAACCTCAAAACATTGTTG TTTTCAAGCCGTCATATCTCACGGCAACTGGACCCATGGTCACTTCACTGTTGCTGGGAAATGCATCTGACATCTCTCTGAATCTGAGGACGGTATCTCCATCTAATACGACAG GAAGCATTGGCTCTCCATCATGTGTAGCTGAAGAGACACAATGGGTGCTCACAAGGGAGCAGGTGGGGAAG ACTGCAGTTCAGGTTCAGCTAAGACTGGATAAAACTCTGCGTTTGTGTGGTGAGAATGAGACGGATACAGACTGCTGTCCAAAGCCACTGTGTGTTTTGGAGACCCTTCAGGTGTCTGCCTGTGTGGGCGGCACACCTCAGGCATCACTGCTGATCCAGGCCAAGATATACGCCCTGTTGCTTCCTGCTAATCCTGGCTCTG AGAATAAAACTGTCATTCCAAACCAAGTGTACGAACCACTGGGCTCTTGCCCCTGTGACCTCACATTGGGAGCATGTGATGTGCGCTGCTGCTGTGACACG GACTGTTCCTCTGAAGATTTGAAGCTGTTTGTGTCCCATTGTCTCCCAGGGCCCTTTGGTGGCCAGGTCTCTCCTGCTTCAGATTATCAGTGCTCTGTGCAATCCTCAAATAATTCCCCAGATTGGTTTCCATTTTTGTGTGTCAATTCTCCACCTGAAAACAACCCTTACCTCGGGCTCTTTTACCAGGGATACACAAT CACACCTGAACCTGGCCCATCCTTCCAAAGCCCTGTTTCGCCTGCTCCAGTGCCAGTCAATGTTTATATTCAAGGAAGTCCCATTTTCACATTAAATGACCAGTACTTCACTATTCCTCAG AAGCTGCTCGGGCAGTGTGTTAACAATGCACCTGTAGCATTTTTGAAGAATTTTGAGGTGAATTGTGTAACTCTTCTACGTTCATGTCCAACTGGATCTCCCTTACAGACTGTACCAACAGATTTGAGTATTAAAGTAAAGAATGGACTGGGAG GGGATGTTTTAGTGGATGTAATTGACAAAGTTGCCTTTGACTTGAGTCAGTTTATTTCAAGCACTGATGCCTCCTCAG ATGAGGGACTGGTATGTGACAACGTGACCTTGGCGCTGGATTACACATTGTACTGGGAAGGAAATGGCCTCACAAGTATCACAGTGACTCACACTGTTGGGACCATCACTTTAAATAGTAGTG TGGCGTTAACTACAAGGTATTCTGCCgtgtttttaaatggagaaTCAATGGTTGAAACCAACTCAGGGAACCCAG GTTATCAGGTGGGAAGGCCTGTTATCGCTGGAATTGTGGACACTTTGGACAATAATACCAGCTTTGTACAGAGGGTGTCAGTCAGTCTCTGGAAACCAG TGAGTGATGGgctctgtttctctgctgaGATGAAACCAATTCTATTTGGGGAGAATTCAACCTCAGGATGTCTGCTCCCTGTCAGCAGACACAATCTGACTCAGTGTGATCTCCTGAG AGAGACTGTAACATCTCTCCAGAATGCTCTGATGACAGCCACATATGTGGCAAAGAGTGGAAACCCAGATCTTCTAACTATGACAGACTGGGTGAACATTAGCT TTTTGATACAAAACTCTAGCACAACTATGGAGGACGGTCCAAGTTCATGCTATGGGGTTCCATCCCACCAGCATATCCATGTTTGGAGTCTTATCACAGGCATGGTAGAAGGCGTACCTCAGAGGGATATCCGTGCTTTGCAAGTCAG ctacagcaTGTCCCCCTGGACACTGGATTGTGGAGGGGGGGATGTGTCTCCATGTGTGGACCCAACGGAGACTCAGTTGTTCCCCGTCACCTCCTCAGTCACCTTTACTGACATTCCTGTGAACACAGGACCACCGAAAACCAG GTTTCAGATAAACTTCACTGAGTATGACTGTAACCGGAATGATGTGTGTTGGCCTGAGCTCGCCTTCCCCATCACCAAGTATTACACAG GTGAGCCATATTCCCAGTCTCTGGCAAAGGGCCTTATTTTGGTTTTCTTCTTCATCACTGCTTCAATACTTGGGACTCCATGGAGACAAATCAGACAAGCATGGAAATAG
- the atp6v0a2b gene encoding LOW QUALITY PROTEIN: V-type proton ATPase 116 kDa subunit a (The sequence of the model RefSeq protein was modified relative to this genomic sequence to represent the inferred CDS: deleted 1 base in 1 codon) has translation MCSLLRGEEMCLAQLFLQSGSAYDCISELGELGLVEFRDLNPSVNTFQRKHVNEIKKCEEMERILGYLLREVKKADISLPERDVNPVAPLPKHVIAIMEQLQRLEVELGEVTRNKEKLQRNLLELTEYTHMLRITRNFVQRSAEREPLQVQYEEFPFLEKDTMMDYSSMQRLGAKLGFISGLIQRTKIQAFERMLWRVCKGYTILSYAEVEDYLEDPDTGEPSKRVVFLISYWGDQIGQKVKKICDCYHCHLYPYPSNNEERNDVVEGLRTRIQDLHTVLLRTEEYLKQVLIKASESVYTWVIQVKKMKAIYYILNLCSLDVTNKCLIAEVWCPVNDIPTLQRALEEGSRKSGSTVPSFVNRIPTNDAPPTLIRTNKFTSGFQNIVDAYGVGNYREVNPAPFTIITFPFLFAVMFGDLGHGTIMALFALGMVLYENNRKLKNTRNEIWNTFFEGRYIILMMGLFSIYTGLIYNDCFSKSLNVFGSGWSVKAMFREKVWKIADIHGNRFLTLDPNVTGVFTGPYPLGIDPIWNLASNRLTFLNSYKMKMSVIVGIIHMSFGVVLSTFNHLHFRKKYNLYLVFLPELLFLLCLFGYLVFMIIYKWLVFTAKESRHAPSILIHFINMFLMQGDGVQPLYPRQTGLQLFLVVIAVLSVPVLLVGKPVYLYWLHNGSHRLGMYRGYERVRRNSEEELYLMRAHDMEEGSGHSDLSTSGERQKEEFDFGDEFLHQAIHTIEYCLGCVSNTASYLRLWALSLAHAQLSEVLWEMVMRVGLRMDTTLGVLFLVPVFCLFAVLTVSILLVMEGLSAFLHALRLHWVEFQNKFYSGTGIKFCPFSFSLLPSSFEHDGLL, from the exons ATGTGCTCTCTGCTCCGGGGGGAAGAGATGTGTCTGGCCCAGCTGTTCCTGCAGTCTGGGTCTGCATACGACTGCATCAGTGAACTTGGAGAACTGGGGCTAGTGGAGTTCAGAGAC CTCAATCCAAGTGTTAACACATTCCAGCGGAAACATGTCAATGAGATAAAGAAATgtgaagagatggagaggatCCTTG GGTACCTTCTGAGGGAAGTGAAAAAAGCAGACATTTCACTGCCAGAAAGAGACGTGAACCCAGTGGCTCCTTTACCCAAGCACGTCATTGCTATAATG gagcagctgcagagactAGAAGTGGAGTTGGGTGAAGTCACCAGGAATAAAGAGAAGCTGCAGAGGAATCTGCTGGAGCTGacagagtacacacacatgctccgCATCACACGCAACTTTGTACAGAGATCAGCGGAG CGAGAACCCTTGCAAGTTCAGTATGAGGAGTTTCCCTTCCTTGAAAAAGACACTATGATGGATTACAGCAGCATGCAAAGACTTGGAGCCAAATTGGG TTTCATTTCCGGGCTTATTCAGAGGACAAAGATCCAGGCGTTTGAGCGAATGCTTTGGAGAGTCTGTAAAGGCTACACCATACTCAGCTATGCTGAGGTCGAGGATTATTTGGAAGACCCTGACACA GGTGAGCCTTCCAAACGTGTGGTGTTCCTCATCTCTTACTGGGGAGACCAAATCGGTCAGAAAGTGAAGAAGATCTGTGATTG CTACCACTGTCACTTGTATCCCTATCCCAGTAACAATGAGGAGAGGAATGATGTTGTGGAAGGACTAAGAACTCGCATTCAGGATCTGCACACA GTACTTCTCAGGACGGAGGAATACCTGAAGCAGGTTTTGATTAAGGCCTCCGAATCGGTCTACACCTGGGTCATCCAGGTCAAGAAGATGAAGGCCATCTACTATATTCTGAACCTGTGCAGTTTGGACGTTACTAACAAGTGTCTGATCGCTGAAGTGTGGTGTCCTGTCAATGACATTCCCACGCTGCAGAGGGCCCTAGAAGAAGGATCA AGAAAAAGCGGATCGACGGTTCCTTCCTTTGTCAATCGCATCCCCACCAACGATGCTCCCCCCACACTGATACGGACCAACAAATTTACCTCAGGCTTCCAGAACATTGTGGATGCCTATGGGGTGGGAAATTACAGAGAAGTTAACCCCG CTCCTTTCACCATCATCACTTTCCCATTCCTGTTTGCGGTGATGTTCGGGGATCTAGGCCATGGAACAATCATGGCTCTGTTTGCTCTCGGCATGGTGCTGTACGAGAACAACCGCAAACTTAAAAACACCAGAAATGAG ATCTGGAACACATTCTTTGAGGGGCGCTATATCATCCTAATGATGGGCCTGTTCTCCATCTACACTGGCCTGATTTACAACGACTGCTTCTCTAAGTCCCTTAACGTCTTTGGTTCTGGATGGAGTGTGAAGGCCATGTTCAGAGAGAAGGTGTGGAA GATTGCTGATATCCATGGGAATCGTTTTCTCACTCTGGATCCAAATGTTACGGGAGTT TTCACTGGACCGTATCCTCTGGGAATTGACCCG ATCTGGAATTTGGCATCCAACCGGCTTACATTTCTGAACTCCTATAAGATGAAGATGTCAGTAATAGTGGGCATCATACACATGAGCTTTGGGGTCGTCCTCAGCACTTTTAATCACTT GCACTTTAGGAAGAAGTACAACCTCTACTTGGTGTTTCTCCCTGagctcctcttcctgctgtgtCTGTTTGGCTACCTGGTGTTCATGATAATCTACAAATGGCTGGTGTTCACTGCAAAGGAATCCCGACACGCTCCAAGCATCCTCATCCACTTCATCAACATGTTCCTCATGCAGGGGGACGGAGTGCAGCCCCTCTACCCAAGACAG ACTGGCCTGCAGTTATTTCTGGTGGTCATTGCTGTTCTCTCTGTGCCTGTCTTACTGGTGGGGAAACCTGTCTACCTTTATTGGCTTCACAACGGCAGCCACCGCTTAGGGATGTACAGG GGTTATGAGCGTGTACGCCGTAACAGTGAAGAGGAGCTCTACCTGATGAGGGCTCATGACATGGAGGAGGGCAGCGGCCACAGTGATCTGTCCACTAGTGGAGAGCGGCAGAAAGAGGAG TTTGACTTTGGAGACGAGTTCCTCCATCAGGCCATTCACACTATTGAGTATTGCCTGGGTTGCGTTTCCAACACAGCCTCCTATCTACGGCTCTGGGCTCTGAGCCTGGCACATGCCC AGCTATCAGAGGTGCTGTGGGAAATGGTAATGCGAGTTGGACTACGAATGGACACTACTCTCGGGGTTTTATTCCTAGTGCCTGTGTTCTGCCTGTTCGCCGTTCTTACCGTCTCAATCCTTCTGGTAATGGAGGGTCTGTCTGCATTCCTTCATGCCCTCCGCCTGCACTG ggTGGAGTTCCAAAATAAATTCTACAGTGGGACTGGAATCAAGTTTTGCcccttttccttctctctcctgccaTCCAGCTTTGAACATGATGGCTTACTGTGA